In Leptospira bouyouniensis, the following proteins share a genomic window:
- a CDS encoding methyl-accepting chemotaxis protein, which translates to MLTIADLWKQGKIIINRIRFGLVLLFLLAMIGSKDEFQPKMFLVHMVGTCTMGFYCAVAYVLEKKTNPPTWFHKILIILDTLVLATTIILDCSLSLNEAEAALANAVVYFIFFFNAIYSGFLGDRKFVLINSFLGSFLSAVALVVAVKIGGVQLSVDPEQSRQVGYVGLAGEVMKPIFIMIAGYIVSLLVQLLTKISSLAELKADEAENLLSQTKERSKVSTNAAIKLESSINNFSKFVSDTSLKLESQAASLEEITAVISELSSSFESNGVSIEEQNNKVQNMVADTVDLKETVDQILIQSEQLVEIAEINKKESMSVTEVADQTATHLESIQASFDQVNEINNIVAEIGEKTNLLALNASIEAARAGDVGKGFAVVANEVSKLAEFTKNNVKRISTVVKNSKEIISNARNASKNTGELAKSQIERLNQTLVQIQNMNQLYIEQRNTLSSILIELSQIRELSNQIASSTKEQLLGQKEASKGIIQLEMEVNEISRASKDLEEHIQMIKEESNKLASMGQS; encoded by the coding sequence GTGTTAACAATTGCAGACCTTTGGAAACAAGGAAAAATCATCATCAACCGAATTCGTTTCGGCTTAGTTTTATTATTCCTACTCGCAATGATTGGATCCAAAGATGAATTCCAGCCAAAAATGTTCCTCGTACACATGGTTGGAACGTGTACAATGGGTTTTTACTGTGCTGTTGCTTATGTCTTAGAAAAAAAAACAAACCCTCCCACTTGGTTTCACAAAATTCTCATTATCTTGGATACACTTGTTTTAGCCACGACGATCATCTTAGATTGTTCATTAAGTTTAAATGAAGCAGAAGCAGCTCTTGCCAATGCAGTTGTTTATTTTATCTTTTTCTTCAATGCCATTTATTCTGGTTTTTTGGGTGATCGTAAATTTGTATTGATCAATTCTTTTCTTGGATCTTTTTTATCAGCAGTTGCCTTAGTTGTGGCTGTGAAAATTGGAGGTGTGCAACTTTCTGTTGACCCTGAACAATCCCGCCAAGTTGGTTATGTCGGTCTTGCTGGTGAAGTCATGAAACCAATTTTTATCATGATTGCTGGTTATATTGTAAGTTTACTTGTTCAGTTATTAACTAAGATTAGTTCACTTGCCGAGCTCAAAGCAGACGAAGCAGAAAATTTGCTTAGTCAAACAAAGGAACGAAGTAAAGTATCTACAAATGCCGCGATCAAACTCGAAAGTTCGATTAATAATTTTAGTAAATTTGTTTCGGACACTTCCTTAAAATTAGAATCTCAAGCTGCATCTTTAGAAGAAATCACTGCTGTCATTTCTGAACTTTCGAGTTCCTTCGAATCGAATGGAGTTTCCATCGAAGAACAAAACAACAAAGTACAAAATATGGTAGCTGATACTGTGGACCTAAAAGAGACAGTGGACCAAATTTTAATCCAAAGTGAACAACTAGTAGAAATTGCAGAGATCAATAAAAAAGAGAGTATGTCTGTGACGGAAGTAGCTGACCAAACTGCTACACATTTGGAATCCATACAAGCATCGTTTGATCAAGTCAATGAAATCAATAACATTGTTGCAGAAATTGGGGAGAAGACCAACTTACTTGCATTAAACGCTTCAATTGAAGCGGCTCGTGCAGGGGATGTCGGAAAGGGATTTGCAGTGGTGGCCAACGAAGTAAGTAAATTAGCCGAATTCACAAAAAATAACGTAAAAAGGATTTCTACAGTTGTCAAAAACTCAAAAGAAATTATCTCCAATGCGCGTAACGCTTCTAAAAATACAGGTGAACTAGCAAAATCACAAATTGAAAGGCTCAACCAAACTTTGGTACAAATCCAAAATATGAACCAATTGTACATTGAACAAAGGAATACATTGTCATCGATTCTTATCGAACTTTCTCAAATCCGTGAATTATCAAACCAAATTGCTAGCTCAACCAAAGAACAGTTATTAGGCCAAAAGGAAGCCTCTAAAGGGATAATCCAATTGGAGATGGAAGTCAATGAAATTAGCCGTGCATCCAAAGACTTAGAAGAACACATCCAAATGATTAAAGAAGAATCCAATAAACTTGCGTCGATGGGGCAAAGTTAA
- a CDS encoding GyrI-like domain-containing protein — protein sequence MEPKITTIERKLIIGKKLEMSLAKQLTPMLWKSFLPIISQIQNRNSNELISFSVYPTDYFRSFDPNTKFEKWAGVEVTNVADLPPETESFEIVSGMYAEFIYKGLPSEAGPFYHSIFMEWLPNSGYQLDNRPHFEVMGDKYKNDDPNSEEMVYIPIIVR from the coding sequence ATGGAACCAAAAATCACGACAATTGAAAGAAAGTTAATCATTGGAAAAAAATTAGAAATGTCCTTAGCCAAACAATTAACTCCAATGTTATGGAAATCTTTCCTTCCAATCATATCTCAAATTCAAAACCGAAATTCAAACGAACTCATTTCATTTTCAGTGTATCCAACTGATTATTTTCGATCATTCGATCCAAACACAAAGTTTGAAAAATGGGCTGGGGTAGAAGTGACAAATGTTGCAGATCTTCCTCCCGAGACAGAAAGTTTTGAAATTGTGAGTGGAATGTATGCAGAATTTATTTACAAAGGATTACCAAGCGAGGCCGGTCCATTTTATCATTCGATTTTTATGGAGTGGTTACCAAACTCTGGGTATCAATTAGACAATCGTCCTCATTTTGAAGTGATGGGTGACAAATACAAAAATGATGATCCAAACTCAGAAGAAATGGTTTATATTCCTATTATTGTGCGTTAA
- a CDS encoding bile acid:sodium symporter family protein, producing MNYNNDYQIVLGLVLALMIFGVALELRFIAFKAVLQRPVAALAGLIGQVIFLPWITLIITLLLDLPAGIELGMLLVAASPGGNLSNIITHLAKGNTALSVSMTAVSSLFAIITLPLNFTLTANLNPVTHAMISGSGDLKIDSLMIIKSMIVLLLVPLLFGMILGNFFTGFAHKITPFFKRISSLAFIVFVAFAIGGNWKIFLDNLGFVFIIVVFHNLIALIIGNLIARLFRQNEGNKRAITIEVGMQNSGLALGLILTQFQAEPNMALVAAFWGIWHIVSGLILVTYWKRNPPQEGN from the coding sequence ATGAATTATAACAATGATTATCAGATCGTTTTAGGTTTGGTTTTAGCACTGATGATTTTCGGTGTAGCACTCGAACTTCGTTTCATTGCGTTTAAAGCGGTATTACAAAGACCAGTTGCTGCTCTTGCAGGCCTCATTGGTCAAGTGATCTTTTTGCCTTGGATTACTTTAATCATCACACTTCTGTTAGATCTTCCTGCTGGCATCGAATTGGGAATGTTATTGGTTGCCGCAAGTCCTGGTGGAAACTTATCCAATATAATCACACATCTTGCAAAAGGAAATACTGCACTTTCAGTGAGTATGACTGCGGTATCTAGTCTATTTGCAATTATAACCTTACCACTTAACTTCACTTTAACGGCAAATTTAAATCCAGTGACACATGCTATGATATCTGGTTCTGGAGATCTAAAAATTGATAGTTTGATGATCATTAAGAGTATGATCGTATTACTTTTGGTTCCGTTACTTTTTGGAATGATACTCGGTAATTTTTTTACAGGATTCGCCCACAAAATCACGCCGTTTTTCAAACGAATTTCTTCCCTTGCATTTATAGTATTTGTTGCGTTTGCCATCGGAGGAAATTGGAAAATCTTTTTAGATAATCTTGGGTTTGTATTTATCATTGTTGTGTTTCACAATTTGATAGCCCTTATCATTGGAAATCTGATCGCTAGACTCTTTCGTCAAAATGAAGGAAACAAACGTGCGATTACAATTGAAGTGGGAATGCAGAACTCTGGCCTCGCATTAGGTCTTATTTTAACCCAATTCCAAGCGGAACCAAACATGGCTTTGGTGGCTGCATTTTGGGGAATATGGCATATTGTCTCAGGATTGATTTTAGTTACCTATTGGAAACGAAACCCTCCACAAGAAGGTAATTAA
- a CDS encoding dihydrofolate reductase family protein, translated as MRKLIMWNVITLDGYFEGETNWDLSFHGLVWGKELEELSLKQLRSADMLVFGATTYLGMANYWTNAKEDEGEVAKFMNELPKIACSSTLKNADWNNSRITKDAVNEVSKLKKEGNGDMYVFGSGILSASLMKANLFDEYRLCIAPVFLGKGRHLFLEGIPNQKLNLIESKPLSTGGTLMTLIPK; from the coding sequence ATGAGAAAATTAATCATGTGGAATGTGATCACATTGGATGGATACTTTGAAGGCGAAACAAACTGGGACTTAAGTTTTCATGGACTTGTTTGGGGAAAAGAACTCGAAGAATTGAGTCTTAAACAACTTCGGTCTGCTGATATGTTAGTGTTTGGTGCCACAACATATCTCGGGATGGCAAACTATTGGACGAATGCAAAAGAGGATGAAGGAGAAGTCGCCAAGTTCATGAACGAACTACCTAAAATTGCTTGTTCGTCTACTCTCAAAAACGCTGATTGGAACAATTCAAGAATTACAAAAGATGCAGTTAACGAAGTTTCTAAATTAAAAAAAGAAGGGAATGGTGATATGTATGTGTTTGGAAGTGGGATCCTTTCTGCATCTCTCATGAAAGCAAATTTATTCGATGAATACCGTCTCTGCATTGCACCTGTATTTTTAGGAAAAGGAAGACATCTTTTTCTTGAAGGAATTCCCAACCAAAAATTAAATCTCATCGAATCAAAACCACTTTCGACCGGCGGTACTCTGATGACTTTGATTCCGAAATAA
- a CDS encoding lyase, with the protein MKFKRSKIKIVFQFVMIISLLSAYTSLSAIQLDIKDSNGNNLDLVMVTIKAEKPQVPPRDDHGYPPEGLTFFITPEVTMFTNPNGKVNIPFPYAPQVTIRLRKIGYKDINVRPYSNVSSVSFRMEKVTDLNYLVGQYPSNSWVAALEFGEDKDLRKTYLEQCGFCHQQGSFFMRRAFSEGDWEEIINRMMGYGARPHGKAKKKLPGILSNAYVDLLKHPERVKPGRTWGKELYGAIIREWPMGDSFSQMHDLLYHKKTGLVYVGDNIQDRLWEINPNTGKTVVYKVPKQPEDELGGLLPGRLRSFQKHETYVGLHSLAESPIDGNIFITPSLQKRITEFDPVTKKFKDHLFNDGLYPHTIRIDEEDRVWFTLALSNQVGMFNRKDKSFQYYDLPARTKKESFSLWISGFIIKLMNWGFPMHLLPVDERVSGMPLPYGIDVAPNGTVWFTRLHADTIGKIDPRDNSFQLISTPFQGPRRLRVDRDNNVWISVFPEGSIAKYTPEDGKFKLYPLPTAVDGVETPYSLNVDRKSNLVWVTGTSSDNLMAMDIKTETWKVYPMSRKVTFTRDIEFSADGKAYASNGAFPSWHIEDGQPTLMEVTQSK; encoded by the coding sequence ATGAAATTTAAGAGATCTAAAATTAAAATTGTTTTTCAATTTGTTATGATTATTAGTCTTTTATCCGCCTATACATCGTTATCTGCTATTCAATTGGATATCAAAGACAGTAATGGAAATAACCTAGACCTGGTGATGGTGACTATTAAAGCAGAAAAACCACAAGTTCCTCCAAGGGATGACCATGGGTATCCACCTGAAGGATTAACATTTTTTATCACCCCAGAAGTGACAATGTTCACAAACCCCAATGGAAAAGTGAATATACCCTTTCCTTATGCTCCCCAAGTAACCATTCGACTTCGCAAAATTGGTTATAAGGATATCAACGTTAGGCCATATTCGAACGTGAGTTCTGTTTCCTTTCGAATGGAAAAAGTAACAGACCTTAATTATTTGGTTGGTCAGTATCCTTCAAATAGTTGGGTCGCAGCACTTGAGTTTGGCGAAGATAAGGATCTTAGAAAAACGTATTTGGAACAGTGTGGATTTTGTCATCAACAAGGTAGTTTTTTTATGAGACGCGCATTTTCTGAAGGAGATTGGGAAGAAATCATCAATCGAATGATGGGTTATGGTGCAAGACCTCATGGAAAAGCCAAGAAAAAACTTCCAGGCATTTTATCCAATGCTTATGTTGATTTATTAAAACACCCAGAACGAGTGAAACCTGGTAGAACCTGGGGGAAAGAATTGTATGGAGCTATAATTCGGGAATGGCCAATGGGTGATAGTTTTTCCCAAATGCATGATTTATTGTACCATAAAAAAACTGGATTGGTATATGTAGGGGATAATATCCAAGATAGACTTTGGGAAATAAACCCTAACACTGGTAAAACGGTTGTTTATAAGGTTCCCAAACAACCTGAAGATGAATTGGGAGGGTTACTACCAGGAAGATTACGTTCCTTCCAAAAACATGAAACCTATGTTGGATTACATTCACTTGCCGAATCACCAATTGATGGGAATATATTTATTACCCCATCTTTACAAAAACGAATTACTGAATTTGATCCGGTAACAAAAAAATTCAAAGACCATTTGTTTAACGATGGTTTGTATCCCCACACAATTCGAATTGATGAAGAAGATCGTGTTTGGTTTACATTAGCACTTTCGAATCAAGTGGGTATGTTTAATCGCAAAGATAAAAGTTTTCAGTACTATGATTTACCTGCCAGAACCAAAAAGGAAAGTTTTAGTTTATGGATCAGTGGATTCATTATCAAACTCATGAACTGGGGATTTCCAATGCATTTATTGCCTGTGGATGAACGTGTGAGTGGAATGCCTCTTCCTTATGGAATCGATGTTGCACCAAATGGAACTGTTTGGTTTACAAGACTACATGCAGATACAATCGGTAAAATCGATCCAAGGGATAATTCGTTCCAATTGATTTCAACTCCTTTCCAAGGACCGCGCAGGTTACGTGTGGATCGTGATAACAATGTTTGGATTTCTGTATTTCCAGAAGGATCGATCGCCAAATACACTCCCGAAGATGGAAAGTTCAAACTTTATCCACTTCCCACTGCCGTTGATGGAGTGGAGACACCTTACTCACTCAATGTAGACCGCAAATCCAATCTTGTTTGGGTGACGGGAACTTCGTCTGACAATCTAATGGCGATGGATATTAAAACTGAAACATGGAAAGTGTATCCAATGAGTCGCAAAGTTACCTTCACTCGCGATATCGAATTTTCCGCAGATGGAAAAGCATATGCTTCTAATGGAGCATTTCCTAGTTGGCATATCGAAGATGGTCAACCAACTTTAATGGAGGTTACACAATCAAAATGA
- a CDS encoding LIC13341 family surface-exposed protein → MNFYRSSFYSLSFVFYLLLFFPFCSQKEHPSEKEIRVSVYGKEEGEPIRILGQKQINLDEAPEMETLVLFQAGQSEVLSAFRKEGSIWTFLWKLEFFLKDLGPMYYDGKQNKWLAGSISGKEKPTFAGDCLRRIVLAELPGDNFNSVFLEVLSEEPPLGLFSVPMGYRKGKKIWDGYQLKEHEELKRSKRVEFEYSAKEKSFRIFPTNPNYSQEFVFNGWEMIANLPMQPVPSFVSLDVEPKFEKGKESLVTLQLKNRGNYVSLTYLSLSFPEAGSLRLANETQGVRLYKKGDIVYNVVQNKKIPAEYPLLEVTKEGWANNFRYGIKFYYTPSSTDPPRILFRSTYKFYQEIISIPNQYSIAPFERDQQGFPSYLLNGISNP, encoded by the coding sequence ATGAATTTTTACCGTTCTTCCTTCTATTCCTTGTCATTTGTCTTTTATCTTCTCCTATTCTTTCCGTTTTGTTCTCAGAAAGAACACCCTTCCGAAAAGGAAATCCGAGTTTCTGTGTATGGCAAAGAAGAAGGAGAACCCATCCGGATCCTTGGCCAAAAACAAATCAATTTAGATGAAGCACCTGAAATGGAAACACTTGTTTTGTTCCAGGCTGGGCAAAGTGAAGTATTGTCAGCATTTCGCAAAGAAGGTTCTATTTGGACTTTTTTATGGAAGTTAGAATTTTTTCTAAAAGATTTAGGGCCTATGTATTACGACGGCAAACAAAACAAATGGTTGGCCGGCTCAATTTCTGGAAAAGAAAAACCAACGTTTGCTGGTGATTGTTTGAGGCGGATTGTTTTGGCGGAACTGCCTGGGGATAATTTTAATTCTGTCTTTTTAGAAGTTTTGTCCGAAGAACCACCGTTAGGTTTGTTTTCGGTTCCAATGGGATATCGTAAGGGAAAAAAGATTTGGGACGGTTACCAGTTAAAAGAACACGAAGAATTAAAACGTAGCAAACGTGTTGAGTTTGAATACAGTGCTAAAGAAAAGTCTTTTCGAATATTTCCAACAAATCCCAATTATTCGCAAGAATTTGTTTTTAATGGTTGGGAAATGATTGCAAACCTTCCCATGCAACCTGTTCCTTCATTTGTATCTTTAGATGTAGAACCAAAGTTTGAAAAAGGAAAAGAATCTCTTGTTACATTACAACTAAAGAACCGAGGCAATTATGTAAGCTTAACGTATTTATCTCTCTCTTTTCCTGAAGCTGGTTCACTTCGATTAGCAAATGAAACACAAGGAGTTCGTTTGTATAAAAAGGGAGATATTGTATATAACGTTGTGCAAAATAAAAAGATTCCAGCAGAATACCCACTCCTAGAAGTGACTAAAGAAGGTTGGGCGAATAACTTTCGTTATGGTATAAAATTTTATTATACACCAAGTTCGACTGATCCACCTCGAATTTTATTTCGTTCCACATATAAA
- a CDS encoding MliC family protein, producing MFYRFNFIAKSSILTLICLFSLHCKPDYEEIEVVYLDQNGQKINAIYHNPFDETGTFSVTLKSPNENSITLIQGIAASGVRYTDDKTLVWWIKGNEAFIMQPDGKGDWEITNRFIEIQHAENHR from the coding sequence ATGTTTTACCGGTTCAATTTCATTGCTAAGAGTTCAATTCTAACTTTAATTTGCCTATTCTCACTCCATTGTAAACCTGATTACGAGGAAATTGAAGTAGTGTATCTAGATCAGAACGGTCAAAAAATAAATGCAATTTATCACAATCCTTTTGATGAGACAGGAACATTCTCTGTCACTCTAAAATCCCCTAATGAGAATTCGATTACTTTAATTCAAGGTATAGCCGCTTCGGGAGTTCGATATACTGATGACAAAACGTTAGTTTGGTGGATCAAAGGAAATGAGGCCTTTATAATGCAACCAGATGGAAAAGGTGATTGGGAGATTACAAATCGTTTTATAGAAATTCAACACGCAGAAAATCATCGATAG
- a CDS encoding TetR/AcrR family transcriptional regulator, with translation MGKGEETKSMILDKAVQIASIQGLEGLTIGSLAMELGMSKSGLFAKFDSKENLQIEVLRVGSELFRRNVVYPALKTKPGLARLKIAFQMWLAWANTDSLPGGCLFLSSSSEFDDRPGIVRDYLKKIQLSWQKTLKQFVQDAKDCLELDANTNVDKMVQEIWSLILGFHFYNRLLEDKNADKKTKQSFNELIKRHKFDQSI, from the coding sequence ATGGGCAAAGGTGAAGAGACAAAATCAATGATTTTGGACAAAGCTGTCCAAATAGCAAGTATCCAAGGATTGGAAGGACTTACGATTGGATCCTTAGCTATGGAATTGGGAATGTCTAAGAGTGGACTTTTTGCAAAATTTGACTCCAAGGAAAACCTTCAAATTGAAGTGCTTCGAGTTGGAAGTGAACTCTTTCGCAGAAACGTTGTATACCCAGCTCTCAAAACCAAACCCGGATTAGCTCGTCTCAAAATCGCATTTCAGATGTGGTTGGCATGGGCCAATACTGACAGTCTCCCAGGTGGGTGTTTGTTTTTATCTTCTAGTTCGGAGTTTGACGATAGACCAGGAATTGTCAGAGATTATTTGAAAAAAATACAACTTAGTTGGCAAAAGACTTTAAAACAATTTGTACAAGATGCGAAAGACTGTTTAGAGTTAGATGCAAACACCAATGTCGATAAAATGGTGCAAGAAATCTGGAGTCTTATATTAGGTTTCCATTTTTATAACCGATTATTGGAAGACAAAAATGCAGATAAAAAAACCAAACAATCTTTTAACGAATTAATCAAACGTCACAAATTCGATCAGTCAATATAA
- a CDS encoding DUF1579 domain-containing protein — MATDKLEESLQKGHHRQLQQLLGNWKGNTKTWFEKDVLADESTSQASITSVFGGRFISIDYQSSLGGKPFEGKLIIGFDIPYQKFTSSWIDSFHMGSQIMLSSGDTKGNGFALSGHYGNPEYGEALWGWRTEIQYISDKEFSITAFNISPDGEEAKATETIYQKLG; from the coding sequence ATGGCAACTGACAAATTGGAAGAATCTTTACAAAAAGGACATCATCGCCAACTCCAACAACTTTTAGGAAATTGGAAGGGGAATACCAAAACTTGGTTTGAAAAAGATGTATTAGCAGATGAATCTACTTCGCAAGCAAGCATCACAAGTGTATTTGGTGGTCGTTTTATCTCAATTGATTACCAAAGTAGTTTGGGTGGAAAACCCTTTGAAGGAAAATTGATCATAGGTTTTGATATCCCCTACCAAAAGTTTACAAGTTCATGGATTGATAGTTTTCATATGGGATCTCAAATCATGTTATCCAGTGGAGATACAAAAGGTAATGGTTTCGCTTTGTCCGGTCATTATGGAAATCCTGAGTACGGAGAAGCTCTTTGGGGTTGGAGAACAGAAATTCAATACATTAGTGATAAAGAGTTTTCCATTACTGCGTTTAATATCTCACCTGACGGAGAGGAAGCAAAAGCAACGGAAACAATTTATCAGAAACTGGGATGA
- a CDS encoding alpha/beta hydrolase yields MTTISTIVRTLNREYPISLEDKWAFAKRKPMFLGFVAAQTFLSTQKLKPSRKEMDILALAEQKEFQEKEHHIQYFHWKGEKETILLVHGWNGHTGNFSRIIPSLIDEGYNIIGIDLPGHGFSSGRYSNIVLSAKMVKRLISEIGNPDYIITHSFGGVVATVAQELGVEAKKLVYIAPPLRLEILRKDFSEAYGFSEEESEMMRVVLERKVKKPLSSLDLSKMGPKIQNSLFVIHDEDDLEIPFEMGFEVSKAWKHSKLLRTKGLGHKMILRTEIVKDEIIDFLKEKTRM; encoded by the coding sequence ATGACAACAATTAGCACGATCGTTCGTACTTTAAATCGAGAGTATCCAATCAGTTTGGAAGATAAATGGGCTTTTGCAAAAAGGAAACCAATGTTTTTAGGTTTTGTAGCAGCTCAAACTTTCCTATCTACACAAAAACTAAAACCATCACGAAAGGAAATGGATATCTTAGCACTTGCAGAACAAAAAGAATTCCAAGAGAAGGAACACCATATCCAATACTTTCATTGGAAAGGAGAAAAAGAAACCATTCTACTTGTTCATGGATGGAATGGGCATACAGGAAATTTTTCGAGGATTATTCCTAGTTTAATCGATGAAGGTTATAATATCATCGGAATCGATTTGCCTGGGCATGGATTTTCATCTGGTCGATATTCTAATATTGTTTTGTCTGCAAAGATGGTGAAACGACTCATTTCAGAAATTGGAAATCCAGATTATATCATCACACATTCGTTTGGAGGTGTGGTTGCTACCGTAGCACAGGAATTAGGTGTAGAGGCCAAGAAACTAGTGTATATTGCCCCACCTCTACGATTGGAAATCTTAAGAAAAGATTTTAGTGAAGCTTACGGTTTTAGTGAAGAAGAGAGTGAGATGATGAGAGTTGTTTTGGAACGAAAGGTAAAAAAACCACTAAGTAGTTTGGATTTGAGCAAAATGGGACCAAAAATTCAAAATTCCCTTTTTGTGATCCATGATGAAGATGATTTGGAAATTCCATTTGAAATGGGATTTGAAGTTTCAAAAGCATGGAAACATTCAAAGTTACTACGAACAAAAGGTCTAGGTCATAAAATGATTTTACGAACTGAAATTGTAAAAGATGAGATCATCGATTTTTTAAAAGAAAAAACTAGAATGTAA
- a CDS encoding DUF1554 domain-containing protein, with amino-acid sequence MRFLFFAFVILCFQCSKTELNNPKDFESDSFRENETLLCLTGQSSFCQAAIPVCTICRFFSTSITYNGNRGGISGADAKCMSDSKKPTEPARAVFKAFLVDDVNRIACTTNNCVGGISEHVDWILKPNTNYVRAVDGGSFAITNSAGIFTSQLQHAENPTIVTSILTGLDTSGWDTRSGQHCNRWTDGTGTGNAGVASSSVSIFSSTLGNCNDSSVIFCVEQ; translated from the coding sequence ATGCGTTTTCTGTTTTTTGCATTCGTTATCCTTTGTTTCCAATGTTCCAAGACTGAACTTAATAACCCAAAAGATTTTGAATCCGATTCGTTTCGAGAAAATGAAACACTACTTTGTCTCACAGGGCAAAGTTCTTTTTGCCAAGCGGCGATTCCTGTTTGTACCATCTGTCGTTTTTTTTCCACAAGCATCACCTATAATGGGAATCGAGGCGGAATCTCTGGAGCTGATGCCAAATGTATGAGTGATTCGAAAAAACCAACGGAACCTGCAAGAGCCGTCTTCAAAGCGTTTCTTGTTGATGATGTGAATCGGATAGCTTGTACGACGAATAATTGTGTTGGTGGGATATCAGAACATGTGGATTGGATATTGAAACCGAATACAAATTATGTGAGGGCAGTGGATGGTGGATCCTTTGCAATCACTAATAGTGCTGGAATTTTCACATCTCAGTTGCAACATGCAGAGAATCCGACGATTGTCACTTCGATTTTAACAGGTCTTGATACTTCTGGTTGGGACACTCGTTCCGGCCAACATTGCAATCGTTGGACAGATGGAACTGGGACAGGCAATGCTGGTGTTGCATCCAGTAGCGTTTCTATTTTCTCTTCTACATTAGGAAATTGTAATGATTCCTCTGTTATCTTTTGTGTGGAGCAGTAG
- a CDS encoding NAD-dependent epimerase/dehydratase family protein, whose amino-acid sequence MKVLITGGAGYIGSSLIHHLLQTFPNWKLLATDIKPMNGIQNFPNLEFQLLEISDRNSVIDLIQTWKPNSIVHLASILNPPPGMSEETQWKIDVHGTKNVLDGAVYAKTEQVIITSSGAAYGYHKENKEWIEETDPIRGHSAFVYSKHKGEVEDILKEYRTIFPQLKQLVLRPGTILGKTVNNLITDMFRKPFVMGILGYNSPFVFIWDEDVIGIISKGIAEKKEGIFNVAGDGALSLKDISRMIRKPYLPIPALFLQFMLFILRLIRLTQYGPDQIDFLRYRPVLSNKQLKSVFGYNPKYTSKETFIAYLNAKGVPYDEI is encoded by the coding sequence TTGAAAGTTTTAATCACAGGTGGAGCCGGTTATATAGGATCTAGCCTTATCCATCATTTGTTACAAACTTTTCCCAATTGGAAACTTTTGGCTACAGATATCAAACCAATGAATGGAATTCAAAATTTTCCAAATTTAGAATTCCAACTATTAGAGATCAGTGACCGAAATTCAGTGATCGATTTGATCCAAACATGGAAACCAAATTCCATTGTGCATTTAGCATCCATACTCAATCCTCCACCGGGGATGAGTGAAGAAACGCAATGGAAAATAGATGTACATGGCACCAAAAATGTGTTAGATGGTGCAGTATATGCAAAAACAGAACAAGTGATCATAACAAGTTCTGGGGCCGCATATGGGTATCATAAAGAAAACAAAGAATGGATTGAAGAAACTGATCCTATTCGTGGTCATTCGGCTTTTGTATATTCAAAACACAAAGGTGAAGTAGAAGATATATTGAAAGAATACCGAACAATATTCCCTCAACTTAAACAATTAGTCTTACGACCAGGTACCATATTAGGAAAAACTGTGAATAACCTAATTACTGATATGTTCCGAAAACCATTTGTAATGGGAATACTTGGTTACAATAGTCCTTTTGTTTTCATATGGGATGAGGATGTCATTGGCATCATCTCAAAAGGGATTGCGGAGAAAAAAGAAGGAATCTTTAACGTAGCAGGAGACGGGGCTCTTAGTCTGAAAGATATCAGCCGTATGATCCGAAAACCTTACCTACCAATCCCTGCACTATTTTTACAATTTATGCTTTTCATCCTAAGGCTGATTCGACTCACACAATATGGTCCTGATCAAATTGATTTTTTACGTTATCGGCCTGTACTTTCCAACAAACAACTGAAATCTGTGTTTGGATACAATCCTAAATATACTTCCAAAGAAACGTTCATTGCTTACTTAAATGCCAAAGGAGTTCCATATGATGAAATTTAA